From the Senegalimassilia faecalis genome, one window contains:
- a CDS encoding transposase, whose protein sequence is MSGKKNRRAPSATPWDDLPESQITPSQAIVKAARDGICSFRRERFSGDADFFNGYPRSECPRCGSAKAKRDGANRNGVQVYRCLFCGRTSTPRRRHHLRRLEAAGRGVGRLHLAGSPSRARPTTPSCSRNSQTSSTRSSRSTARASC, encoded by the coding sequence ATGAGCGGAAAGAAGAACAGACGGGCCCCGTCCGCCACGCCGTGGGACGACCTGCCCGAAAGCCAGATCACGCCGTCCCAGGCCATCGTGAAGGCGGCCCGCGACGGCATCTGCTCGTTTCGCCGCGAGCGCTTCTCCGGGGACGCCGACTTCTTCAACGGCTACCCCAGGAGCGAGTGCCCGCGCTGCGGCTCGGCCAAGGCCAAGCGCGACGGCGCCAACCGCAACGGGGTCCAGGTCTACCGCTGCCTGTTCTGCGGCAGGACCTCCACACCCCGTCGCCGGCACCATCTTCGACGACTCGAAGCTGCCGGTCGCGGCGTGGGCCGACTTCATCTTGCAGGCTCTCCCTCGAGAGCGAGGCCTACAACGCCAAGCTGCTCAAGGAACTCCCAGACGAGCTCGACCCGCTCGAGCCGGTCAACCGCCCGTGCTTCCTGCTGA
- a CDS encoding uracil-DNA glycosylase — protein MSNIENKANTAATENPNVAAWLAGAPADVCDTTERLLAEVAGLRATQTIYPPQDDILNALAFTAPADVRVVILGQDPYHGPGQAMGLSFSVPQGCKLPPSLRNMYKELAADLGCSQPESGDLTSWAAQGVLLLNTTLTVREHAAASHAKLGWQVLTDHVVRRCLELPQPVVFLTWGKHAIDLVAKARAHVQGAASSSRTELRTVSHTVSGARAPEIVAAPTPEGAGVLGLSPLASAGVLANKYVLASTHPSPLSANRATATLPAFMGSRPYSQVNRILQQEGEPPINWQSVLG, from the coding sequence ATGAGCAACATCGAGAACAAGGCGAACACCGCCGCCACCGAAAACCCCAACGTGGCCGCTTGGCTTGCCGGCGCGCCGGCCGACGTGTGCGACACCACCGAGCGCCTGCTGGCCGAAGTGGCGGGCCTTCGCGCAACGCAAACCATCTACCCGCCGCAGGACGACATTTTAAACGCGCTGGCGTTCACGGCGCCGGCCGACGTGCGCGTGGTCATTCTGGGGCAAGATCCCTATCACGGCCCGGGGCAGGCCATGGGCCTGTCGTTTTCCGTGCCGCAAGGGTGCAAGCTGCCGCCCAGTCTGCGCAACATGTACAAGGAACTGGCCGCTGACTTGGGGTGTTCGCAGCCGGAAAGCGGCGACCTCACGTCGTGGGCGGCGCAAGGCGTGCTGCTGCTCAACACCACGCTCACCGTGCGCGAGCACGCGGCGGCGTCGCACGCCAAGCTGGGCTGGCAGGTGCTCACCGACCACGTGGTGCGCCGCTGCCTGGAGCTTCCGCAGCCGGTGGTGTTCCTAACCTGGGGAAAGCACGCCATCGACCTAGTGGCGAAAGCTCGCGCGCACGTGCAGGGCGCAGCGAGCTCTTCTCGCACGGAATTGCGGACGGTTTCGCATACGGTGTCTGGTGCTCGGGCGCCTGAAATCGTAGCTGCGCCAACGCCCGAGGGCGCAGGCGTCCTCGGCTTGTCGCCTCTTGCAAGCGCAGGCGTTCTTGCGAACAAGTATGTGTTGGCGTCCACGCATCCCTCGCCGCTGTCGGCCAACCGCGCCACGGCAACACTGCCCGCCTTCATGGGATCGCGCCCCTATTCCCAGGTCAACCGCATCCTACAACAAGAAGGCGAACCCCCCATCAACTGGCAAAGCGTCTTGGGGTAG
- a CDS encoding MarR family winged helix-turn-helix transcriptional regulator, whose translation MTSNENAEDLRGRLAPEEVVLDAMGAYEGLARCAIMRSRGDGLSKTQTDIIIRLSFCGKSSMTSLADDLAVSKEHITRAVNALIERGLVEKHRSTENFRLVKASLTEEGTAMAHTIRMASIERLNERLAKIPPEDREALLEASEQAQAIINKILTA comes from the coding sequence ATGACCAGCAACGAAAACGCGGAAGATTTACGGGGCCGCCTGGCGCCCGAGGAAGTGGTGCTTGACGCCATGGGCGCCTACGAGGGCCTGGCCCGCTGCGCCATCATGCGCAGCCGCGGTGACGGGCTGTCGAAAACGCAGACGGACATCATCATCCGCTTGTCGTTTTGCGGGAAGTCCAGCATGACGTCTCTGGCCGATGACCTGGCCGTTTCCAAAGAGCACATCACGCGTGCCGTCAACGCGCTCATCGAGCGGGGCCTGGTGGAGAAGCATCGCAGCACCGAGAACTTCCGCCTGGTGAAGGCGTCGCTTACCGAAGAGGGCACGGCCATGGCGCACACCATCCGCATGGCGTCCATCGAACGCCTGAACGAGCGCCTGGCGAAAATTCCGCCCGAAGACCGCGAAGCGCTGCTGGAAGCCTCTGAGCAGGCCCAAGCCATCATCAACAAGATTCTCACCGCATAG
- a CDS encoding 4Fe-4S dicluster domain-containing protein translates to MTEMAILFDSSKCTGCKGCQVACKCWNNLPSYMKGANAKEDFTGTYQNPPDLNGTTRLIMTFDERDGAGQKPVEWAFGRRSCMHCEDAPCAAVCSGGALVRNEDTGFVEVDQSRCVGCKYCLDACLYDVPRYDGDNGILGRAVINKCTGCGDRVEHGMAPACVSTCQPQALRFGTREEMLAYGQERVEVLRGRGFADASLYGADQIGGAHVLHVLKYPLDRYELPENPEVSATVAMTQVMKPITGALSGLTVVGLAAMFGLAAGYKRDKLAYNPATKDTIDVATGAVVKHGDGQDEMSVMEHITENIGKKGGR, encoded by the coding sequence ATGACTGAGATGGCAATTTTGTTCGATTCCTCGAAGTGCACGGGTTGCAAAGGCTGCCAGGTTGCCTGCAAATGCTGGAACAACCTGCCGTCGTACATGAAGGGCGCGAACGCGAAGGAAGATTTCACGGGCACGTACCAAAACCCGCCGGACCTCAATGGCACCACGCGCCTGATCATGACATTCGACGAGCGCGATGGCGCAGGTCAGAAGCCGGTTGAGTGGGCGTTTGGCCGCCGTTCGTGCATGCATTGCGAAGATGCGCCGTGCGCCGCGGTGTGCTCGGGCGGCGCGCTTGTGCGCAACGAGGACACGGGCTTTGTAGAAGTTGACCAGTCGAGGTGCGTGGGCTGCAAGTACTGCCTTGACGCCTGCCTCTACGACGTGCCGCGCTACGACGGCGATAACGGCATTTTGGGTCGCGCCGTCATCAACAAGTGCACGGGCTGCGGCGACCGTGTCGAGCACGGCATGGCGCCGGCGTGCGTGTCCACATGCCAGCCGCAGGCGCTGCGCTTCGGCACGCGCGAGGAGATGCTGGCTTACGGGCAAGAGCGCGTGGAAGTGCTGCGCGGGCGCGGGTTCGCCGACGCCAGCCTGTACGGCGCCGACCAGATCGGCGGCGCGCACGTGCTGCACGTGCTGAAGTATCCGCTGGACCGCTACGAGCTGCCGGAGAACCCGGAGGTTTCGGCCACGGTGGCAATGACGCAGGTCATGAAGCCGATCACAGGCGCGCTGAGCGGTCTTACCGTCGTGGGACTGGCCGCCATGTTCGGCCTGGCCGCCGGCTACAAGCGCGATAAGCTGGCGTACAACCCGGCCACGAAGGACACCATCGACGTTGCCACCGGCGCGGTGGTTAAGCACGGCGATGGGCAGGACGAGATGTCGGTGATGGAGCACATCACCGAGAACATCGGCAAGAAGGGAGGCCGGTAA
- the loaP gene encoding antiterminator LoaP — protein MWYVIQVMAGREEAVAKKIKRAAADFAEERGMAAADVLQECFSPRFKTKVRQDGKWVDSERPLLPGYLVAVTGSAAVLDTALKRVPELTRILGNDNAFIPLKDDEAAWIDAFTRKGYRVVEMSEGFKEGGKVTVTSGPLVGYEGAITKIDRRKHEAYLQLEIMGRKKEVKVGFNLVRKAR, from the coding sequence GTGTGGTACGTGATCCAAGTGATGGCAGGCCGCGAGGAAGCGGTGGCCAAAAAGATCAAGCGCGCGGCCGCGGACTTCGCCGAAGAGCGCGGCATGGCGGCGGCCGACGTGCTGCAAGAGTGCTTCAGCCCGCGCTTCAAGACGAAGGTCCGCCAAGACGGCAAGTGGGTGGACAGCGAGCGTCCGCTGCTGCCGGGCTACCTGGTGGCCGTGACCGGCAGCGCCGCCGTGCTCGACACGGCGCTCAAGCGCGTGCCCGAGCTCACCCGGATCCTGGGAAACGACAACGCATTCATTCCGCTGAAAGACGACGAAGCCGCCTGGATCGACGCGTTCACGCGCAAGGGATACCGGGTGGTGGAGATGTCCGAGGGCTTCAAAGAAGGCGGCAAGGTGACCGTGACCTCCGGCCCGCTGGTGGGCTACGAGGGCGCCATCACCAAGATCGACCGCCGCAAGCACGAGGCATACCTGCAGCTTGAAATCATGGGAAGGAAAAAGGAAGTAAAGGTTGGCTTTAACCTCGTCAGAAAAGCACGATGA
- a CDS encoding cytochrome b/b6 domain-containing protein, with protein MSKTVSVSPDQLAADREFLKQHEADARRLGEKRIVRHSRQARWTHGITIIACILLCISGLFVFVPALGQAAGADTVFAIRMSHRVIGAVFVLVPLISAIAAPKGVAHIFKNLFAKWNSDDKKWMLLFFPYLFMAKWIHMPDQDEVKSGQRFADGMLWLAGALMGVTGVLLVIGSSVISLGGAYGVILWLHDLGFLLIAVFGLAHIFLGAGIFQPYRGTHRLMFGDGTVSEADALYHWGHWARKELESGQKVIRK; from the coding sequence ATGAGCAAGACCGTGAGCGTTTCCCCTGATCAGCTAGCTGCCGACAGGGAGTTTCTGAAGCAGCACGAAGCCGACGCGCGCCGTTTGGGCGAAAAGCGCATCGTGCGCCACTCGCGTCAGGCGCGCTGGACGCACGGCATCACCATCATCGCCTGCATTCTGCTGTGCATCTCCGGCCTGTTCGTGTTCGTGCCCGCGTTGGGCCAGGCCGCAGGCGCGGACACCGTGTTCGCCATCCGCATGTCGCATCGCGTGATCGGCGCGGTGTTCGTGCTGGTGCCGCTCATCAGCGCCATTGCGGCGCCGAAGGGCGTGGCGCACATCTTCAAGAACCTGTTCGCGAAGTGGAATTCCGACGACAAGAAGTGGATGCTGCTGTTCTTCCCGTACCTGTTCATGGCGAAGTGGATTCACATGCCCGACCAGGACGAGGTGAAGTCCGGCCAGCGCTTCGCCGACGGCATGCTGTGGCTTGCCGGCGCGCTTATGGGCGTCACGGGCGTGCTGCTGGTGATCGGGTCTTCCGTTATCAGCCTGGGCGGCGCGTATGGCGTGATCCTATGGCTGCATGACCTGGGCTTTTTGCTGATCGCCGTGTTCGGCCTGGCGCACATCTTCCTGGGCGCGGGCATTTTCCAGCCCTACCGCGGCACGCATCGCTTGATGTTCGGCGACGGCACCGTGTCCGAAGCCGACGCGCTGTACCACTGGGGCCACTGGGCACGCAAGGAACTTGAGAGCGGCCAGAAGGTCATTCGCAAGTAG
- a CDS encoding molybdopterin-dependent oxidoreductase → MNLSRRGFFKATGGALATTLAFELSATTPAFAEETKKEWKLEKTEEATNICCYCAGGCGSLCSSRNGELINLEGDPEHPINEGGLCPKGATMLQLRNIVDPETREVIKNPDRITRPMVRRPGASEWEDISWDDAVAEIARHVKNTRDATFIEKNEDGLTVNYTPAMASLGGSQENSEEQYLILKMMRSLGIVAVDNQARVCHSSTVVGLAPTFGRGSMTSHWTDMANADYILHCGSNSCESHPTSSLHLHRAHERGAKWIVVDPRYTRTAEQADIYCPLRSGTDIAFYGGMYHYIIENLIEPGLAEYNRTGVNPANYNFEYFVNYTNASYLINPDFEFDAATGLFSGWDEETKTYNNETWHYQTESVEEWDTSATGDYAWVNKPGTPEFTPPAFNKPKRDMTLQDPNCVYQLFKKQYERYDIDTVCSICGMDHDTLELVYKTYSESGAPGKSGTILYALGQTQHSYGGQNTRAMSILQLLLNNIGVPGGGVNALRGEPNVQGATDMAMLVDEQPGYLKWSNTTDRSTLRKWLESQTYSAGYYTNKPKFMVSALKEWFGDAATVENDYGFDWWPKVPSGKGAQDFTHISTFELMDKGIMKGYFNWGMNPCHSAPNASFVRRSMAKLDWLVVADQVETESACFWKAPDMNPAEIQTEVYYLPCALIYEKPGMILNSGRWIQYRFQACEPWDQAKPDYEMCDLIWTAICDLYRKEGGANPDPILNTKWDYYVDGKMDPCPVAWALNGYRIADTDCNCDSKNPKTDLLAGYSELEADGTTACGMWVYSGFWNNNKAPLDAAEQPCASRDLTDPTGLGLYPKWSYAWPNNRRILYNRASSDTKGKPWNEKKALCTWNGEKWELNDNADFVAVKGGKPIPPNNNAFFMTWEQNARLISYGMVDAPMPEHYEPFESPLEKNIINGHLSNPCIKFAENKSTAHADCKEFPYVATTYSVTEHWQTGGQTRMCPALIESMPAQFIEISEELGAEKGIKSGDMVHVWNNRGSVEIPAVVTKRVKPMTINGEKRHLVGMTHHYGWAGVHGSDTNMVNDLTPNVGDPNSFIPEYKAFLVNIEKA, encoded by the coding sequence ATGAACCTTTCACGTAGAGGATTCTTCAAGGCAACGGGAGGAGCGCTGGCCACCACGCTGGCGTTCGAGCTTTCCGCAACCACTCCCGCCTTCGCCGAAGAGACGAAAAAGGAATGGAAGCTCGAAAAGACCGAAGAGGCCACGAACATCTGCTGCTACTGCGCCGGCGGTTGCGGCAGCCTGTGCTCGTCGCGCAACGGCGAACTGATCAACCTTGAGGGCGACCCCGAGCATCCCATCAACGAAGGCGGCCTGTGCCCGAAGGGCGCCACGATGCTCCAGCTGCGCAACATCGTTGACCCCGAAACGCGCGAGGTCATCAAGAACCCCGACCGCATCACGCGCCCGATGGTGCGCCGCCCCGGCGCCAGCGAGTGGGAGGACATCTCCTGGGACGACGCCGTGGCCGAGATCGCGCGCCACGTCAAGAACACGCGCGATGCCACGTTCATCGAGAAGAACGAAGACGGCCTGACCGTGAACTACACGCCGGCCATGGCCAGCTTGGGCGGCAGCCAGGAAAACTCCGAAGAGCAGTACCTGATCCTCAAGATGATGCGCTCGCTGGGCATCGTTGCCGTCGACAACCAGGCGCGCGTGTGCCACAGCTCCACCGTTGTGGGCCTGGCCCCCACGTTCGGCCGCGGCTCGATGACCAGTCACTGGACCGACATGGCCAACGCCGACTACATCCTGCACTGCGGCTCGAACAGCTGCGAGAGCCACCCCACTTCCAGCTTGCACCTGCACCGCGCACACGAGCGCGGCGCGAAGTGGATCGTGGTTGACCCGCGCTACACCCGCACCGCCGAGCAGGCCGACATCTACTGCCCGCTGCGCAGCGGCACCGACATCGCGTTCTACGGCGGCATGTACCACTACATCATCGAGAACCTCATCGAGCCGGGCCTGGCCGAGTACAACCGCACGGGCGTCAACCCTGCGAACTATAACTTCGAGTACTTCGTCAACTACACGAACGCCAGCTACCTCATCAACCCCGATTTCGAGTTCGACGCTGCAACGGGCCTGTTCAGCGGCTGGGACGAGGAAACGAAGACGTACAACAACGAGACGTGGCACTACCAGACGGAATCCGTCGAGGAATGGGACACGTCCGCAACTGGCGATTACGCGTGGGTGAACAAGCCCGGCACGCCCGAGTTCACGCCGCCGGCGTTCAACAAGCCGAAGCGCGACATGACGCTGCAGGACCCCAACTGCGTGTATCAGCTGTTCAAGAAGCAGTACGAGCGCTACGACATCGACACCGTGTGCAGCATCTGCGGCATGGACCACGACACGCTTGAGCTGGTGTACAAGACGTACAGCGAATCCGGCGCGCCCGGCAAATCCGGCACCATCCTGTACGCGCTGGGCCAGACGCAGCACTCCTACGGCGGCCAGAACACGCGCGCCATGTCCATCCTGCAGCTGCTGCTGAACAACATCGGCGTCCCCGGCGGCGGCGTGAACGCGCTGCGCGGCGAGCCGAACGTTCAGGGTGCAACCGACATGGCCATGCTGGTGGACGAGCAGCCCGGATACCTGAAGTGGTCGAACACCACCGACCGTTCCACGCTGCGCAAGTGGCTGGAGTCGCAGACGTACTCGGCCGGTTACTACACGAACAAGCCGAAGTTCATGGTTTCCGCGCTGAAAGAGTGGTTCGGCGACGCGGCAACCGTGGAAAACGACTACGGCTTCGACTGGTGGCCGAAGGTCCCCTCGGGCAAGGGTGCGCAGGACTTCACGCACATCTCCACGTTCGAGCTGATGGACAAAGGCATCATGAAGGGCTACTTCAACTGGGGTATGAACCCGTGCCACTCCGCCCCGAACGCCAGCTTCGTGCGCCGCTCCATGGCCAAGCTTGACTGGCTGGTGGTGGCCGACCAAGTGGAAACCGAGTCCGCGTGCTTCTGGAAAGCGCCCGACATGAACCCGGCCGAAATCCAGACCGAGGTGTACTACCTGCCGTGCGCGCTTATTTACGAGAAGCCGGGCATGATCTTGAACTCCGGCCGCTGGATCCAGTACCGCTTCCAGGCGTGCGAGCCGTGGGACCAGGCAAAGCCCGACTACGAGATGTGCGACCTCATCTGGACCGCCATCTGCGATTTGTACCGTAAGGAAGGCGGCGCGAACCCCGACCCCATCCTGAACACGAAGTGGGATTACTACGTCGATGGCAAGATGGACCCGTGCCCCGTGGCCTGGGCGCTCAACGGCTACCGCATCGCCGACACCGATTGCAACTGCGATTCGAAGAACCCGAAGACCGACCTGCTTGCGGGCTACTCCGAGCTTGAGGCCGACGGCACCACCGCGTGCGGCATGTGGGTGTACTCCGGCTTCTGGAACAACAACAAGGCGCCGCTTGACGCCGCCGAGCAGCCGTGCGCTTCGCGCGACCTGACCGACCCCACGGGCCTGGGCCTGTACCCGAAGTGGTCCTACGCCTGGCCGAACAACCGCCGCATCCTGTACAACCGCGCGTCTTCCGATACGAAGGGCAAGCCGTGGAACGAGAAGAAGGCGCTGTGCACGTGGAACGGCGAGAAGTGGGAGCTCAACGACAACGCCGACTTCGTGGCCGTCAAGGGCGGCAAGCCGATTCCGCCGAACAACAACGCGTTCTTCATGACGTGGGAGCAAAACGCGCGCCTCATCAGCTACGGCATGGTGGACGCGCCCATGCCCGAGCACTACGAGCCCTTCGAAAGCCCGCTTGAGAAGAACATCATCAACGGACACCTGTCCAACCCCTGCATCAAGTTCGCCGAGAACAAGTCCACGGCGCACGCCGACTGCAAGGAGTTCCCGTACGTGGCCACCACGTATTCCGTCACCGAGCATTGGCAGACGGGCGGCCAGACGCGCATGTGCCCAGCGCTCATCGAGTCCATGCCCGCGCAGTTCATCGAGATTTCCGAGGAGCTGGGCGCCGAAAAGGGCATCAAGAGCGGCGACATGGTGCACGTGTGGAACAACCGCGGCTCGGTGGAGATTCCCGCCGTGGTCACGAAGCGCGTGAAGCCCATGACCATCAACGGCGAGAAGCGCCACCTGGTGGGCATGACGCACCACTATGGCTGGGCGGGCGTGCACGGATCGGACACGAACATGGTGAACGACCTGACGCCGAACGTCGGCGACCCGAACAGCTTCATTCCGGAGTACAAGGCGTTCCTCGTGAACATCGAGAAGGCATAA
- a CDS encoding ATP-binding protein: MSKPAAKNGNRIIHILMTALTVVLIVLFFNILSLVADIQGTARVVNYAGLVRGTTQRIVKLEDAGQPQDKLLEAVDSYINGLRFGSDELNLVSLNDDEYQAKMTELAAYFSTLRDEINRVRDVGYENTDIIAKSEEFFGICDTTTKLAEEYSQERATALNQLENVVFAVIAGLIALMAIELARAIRTAAQNRALQKKVYLDEATGLPNKNKCEEILRRETPTSPDAPVAMCMFDLNNLRTINNNLGHEAGDAYIRSFAEQLAKIAGPACFVGRDGGDEFIAVMQNASHADVEAQLAKLRALCAEYSQANPAMPISYAAGWALSSDFGTPTLRELLREADKNMYIDKNRAKRAEAAEMQQHDRLTLKRIESMGYRFSDCLYCDALLDQYRVLRASSDAFLADSGNYTGAAVQIAAELAADNDRTRLRELLQLEHLRQTLGEQTPTLTAPYHLNTHHGRLTVVFLDGESGALHHFVVGFEPFHSIESTEKQQLSRYYDQMKQSFMENAHYVDALLESAQTAYSVNLTDDELERAFTQPSEERFDLGIEPPCSYDAYCRRRSKLIADDTAQSYRLIDTSEKLLKRFEAGASEVTIEYRERTKGGQTMWLQKSVLMSRDTAYDAETQRDRPVVRGIILLKNTSAFHQHEEEEKQRLEQALETVDSENKAKTEFMNRMSHDFRTPINGILGMLEIIRMSNQDPEKTRECLEKIQLSANHLFDLVNDVLDMSKLSSGQMVLEQVRFDLEALMADVRSLVDAQLQESNIAHRSYHVNIRHAHLIGSDLRLRQIMLNLFSNAIKYNKPGGSVNTYATELGCTGGVARFEFKIEDTGIGMSQQFMDQQLFKPFTQEELGARTHYRGTGLGMSIVKSLVDALGGTIDVQSQQGVGTTITFWLTFTIDDAGEAQGPGSDKAQDMASLEGKRVLLVEDNDLNMEIAEYYLDAAGAVVMKAWNGKEAVAAFEKSAPGSISLVLMDLMMPVMDGLEATRAIRALDRADAASVPIIAMTANAFDEDRERTKAAGMNAHLSKPLDMRALIDAVKRYGR; encoded by the coding sequence ATGTCTAAGCCCGCCGCTAAAAACGGCAACCGCATCATCCACATTCTTATGACGGCGCTTACCGTCGTGCTTATCGTGCTGTTCTTCAACATCCTGTCGTTGGTGGCCGACATCCAGGGCACCGCGCGCGTGGTGAACTACGCCGGCCTGGTGCGCGGTACCACGCAGCGTATCGTGAAGCTTGAAGACGCAGGTCAGCCCCAGGACAAGCTGCTTGAGGCCGTGGACTCTTACATCAACGGGCTGCGTTTCGGCAGCGACGAGCTGAACCTGGTCAGCCTGAACGACGACGAGTACCAGGCGAAAATGACCGAGTTGGCCGCGTACTTCTCCACGCTGCGCGACGAAATCAACCGCGTACGCGACGTAGGCTACGAAAATACCGACATCATCGCGAAAAGCGAGGAGTTCTTCGGTATCTGCGACACGACCACGAAACTGGCCGAGGAATACTCGCAAGAAAGGGCCACCGCGCTCAACCAGCTGGAAAACGTGGTGTTCGCCGTGATCGCCGGGCTTATCGCGCTCATGGCCATCGAACTGGCGCGCGCCATCCGCACAGCCGCGCAAAACCGCGCGCTGCAAAAAAAGGTGTACCTGGACGAGGCCACGGGTCTGCCGAACAAGAACAAATGCGAGGAAATCCTGAGGCGGGAAACGCCCACCTCGCCCGACGCGCCCGTGGCCATGTGCATGTTCGACCTGAACAACCTGCGCACCATCAACAACAACTTAGGGCACGAGGCCGGCGACGCCTACATCCGCTCGTTCGCCGAACAGCTGGCCAAGATTGCGGGGCCGGCGTGCTTCGTGGGCCGCGACGGCGGCGACGAGTTCATCGCCGTGATGCAAAACGCCAGCCATGCCGACGTAGAAGCGCAGCTGGCGAAGTTGCGCGCACTGTGCGCGGAGTATTCCCAGGCCAACCCCGCCATGCCCATCAGCTACGCCGCTGGCTGGGCGCTGTCAAGCGATTTCGGCACGCCTACGCTGCGCGAGCTGTTACGCGAGGCCGACAAGAATATGTACATCGACAAGAACCGGGCCAAGCGCGCTGAGGCCGCCGAGATGCAGCAGCACGACCGCCTGACGCTCAAGCGCATCGAGAGCATGGGCTACCGTTTCTCCGATTGCCTGTACTGCGACGCGCTGCTTGACCAGTACCGCGTGCTGCGCGCCTCGTCGGACGCGTTTTTAGCCGACAGCGGCAACTACACGGGCGCGGCGGTGCAGATTGCGGCCGAGCTGGCCGCCGACAACGACCGGACGCGGCTGCGCGAGCTTCTGCAGCTTGAGCACCTTCGCCAAACGCTGGGCGAGCAAACGCCGACGCTTACCGCCCCCTATCACCTGAACACGCACCACGGCCGGCTGACCGTGGTGTTCCTTGACGGCGAAAGCGGCGCGCTGCACCACTTCGTCGTGGGGTTCGAGCCGTTCCACAGCATCGAGTCCACGGAAAAGCAGCAGCTGTCGCGCTACTACGACCAGATGAAGCAGTCGTTCATGGAAAACGCGCACTACGTGGACGCGTTGCTAGAGTCCGCGCAGACGGCCTATTCGGTGAACCTGACGGACGACGAGCTGGAGCGCGCGTTCACGCAGCCGTCCGAAGAGCGCTTTGACCTGGGCATCGAGCCGCCGTGCTCCTACGACGCGTACTGCCGACGCCGCTCGAAGCTTATCGCCGACGACACGGCGCAAAGCTACCGGCTGATCGACACGTCCGAGAAGCTGTTGAAGCGCTTCGAAGCCGGCGCCAGCGAGGTGACCATCGAGTACCGCGAGCGCACGAAGGGCGGCCAAACCATGTGGCTGCAGAAAAGCGTGCTCATGTCGCGCGACACCGCCTACGACGCCGAAACGCAGCGCGACCGGCCCGTGGTGCGCGGCATCATCCTGCTCAAGAACACCTCGGCGTTCCACCAGCACGAGGAAGAGGAGAAACAGCGGCTTGAGCAGGCGCTCGAAACCGTCGACTCGGAGAACAAGGCGAAAACCGAGTTCATGAACCGCATGAGCCACGACTTCCGCACGCCCATCAACGGCATCTTGGGCATGCTGGAAATCATCCGTATGAGCAACCAGGACCCCGAGAAAACCCGCGAGTGCCTGGAGAAAATCCAGCTGTCCGCAAACCACTTGTTCGACCTGGTCAACGACGTGCTGGATATGAGCAAGCTCAGCTCGGGGCAGATGGTGCTTGAGCAGGTGCGCTTCGATTTGGAAGCGCTGATGGCCGATGTGCGGTCGTTGGTGGACGCGCAACTGCAGGAAAGCAACATTGCGCACCGCAGCTATCACGTGAACATTCGCCACGCGCACCTTATTGGCAGCGACCTGCGGCTGCGGCAGATTATGCTCAACCTGTTCAGCAACGCCATCAAGTACAACAAGCCCGGCGGGTCGGTGAACACGTACGCCACCGAGCTTGGCTGCACGGGCGGCGTGGCGCGCTTTGAGTTCAAAATCGAGGACACGGGCATCGGCATGAGCCAGCAGTTCATGGACCAGCAGCTGTTCAAGCCGTTCACGCAAGAGGAGCTGGGCGCGCGCACGCACTATCGCGGCACGGGCTTGGGCATGTCCATCGTGAAGTCGCTGGTAGATGCCTTGGGAGGCACCATCGACGTGCAAAGCCAGCAGGGCGTGGGCACCACCATCACGTTCTGGCTGACGTTTACCATCGACGACGCTGGCGAAGCACAGGGCCCGGGGTCGGACAAGGCACAGGACATGGCGTCGCTTGAAGGCAAGCGCGTGCTGCTGGTTGAGGACAACGACCTGAACATGGAGATTGCGGAATACTACCTCGACGCCGCCGGCGCCGTGGTGATGAAGGCGTGGAACGGCAAGGAAGCGGTGGCCGCGTTCGAGAAGTCGGCGCCGGGATCGATCTCGCTGGTGCTGATGGACCTGATGATGCCCGTGATGGACGGGCTTGAGGCCACGCGCGCCATCCGCGCGCTTGACCGCGCGGATGCGGCAAGCGTGCCCATCATCGCCATGACCGCGAACGCGTTCGACGAAGACCGCGAGCGCACAAAGGCCGCCGGCATGAACGCGCACCTGTCCAAGCCGCTCGACATGCGAGCACTCATCGACGCCGTGAAGAGGTACGGGCGCTAG